A region from the Coffea eugenioides isolate CCC68of chromosome 9, Ceug_1.0, whole genome shotgun sequence genome encodes:
- the LOC113782435 gene encoding phosphoserine phosphatase, chloroplastic-like, translated as MKNLKSMLQFSHWRPQKRASSTKHCYQKVLEVWCNADVVCFDMDSTVCLDEGIDELVEFCGAGKAVAEWTARAMSGSIPFEDALAARLSLFNPSIAQVQDFLEKRPPSMYFPVDHIFANQLLFGSAGEFLGFDTDEPTSRSGGKAIAVQQIRKANGYKSLVMIGDGATDLVARKPGGADLFICYAGVQLREAVAAKADWLVFNFKDLIDSLE; from the exons ATGAAAAATCTTAAATCAATGCTTCAGTTCAGCCATTGGAGGCCTCAAAAGAGGGCCAGTTCAACAAAGCATTGCTATCAAAAG GTCCTTGAGGTGTGGTGCAATGCTGATGTTGTATGCTTTGACATGGATAGTACAGTATGCCTAGATGAGGGCATTGATGAACTTGTTGAGTTTTGCGGTGCTGGAAAGGCTGTTGCAGAATGGACTGCTAG GGCAATGAGTGGATCTATTCCTTTTGAGGATGCCTTGGCTGCAAGATTGTCTCTGTTTAATCCTTCAATAGCACAAGTCCAAGATTTCCTTGAAAAGAGACCTCCAAG TATGTATT TTCCCGTTGACCACATTTTTGCCAATCAACTTCTTTTCGGAAGTGCTGGAGAGTTTTTGGGGTTTGATACAGATGAGCCAACGTCTAGGAGTGGAGGAAAAGCTATTGCTGTTCAGCAGATAAGGAAG GCTAATGGATATAAATCGCTGGTCATGATTGGAGATGGTGCAACTGATCTTGTG GCTCGCAAACCAGGAGGTGCCGACTTATTTATATGCTATGCTGGGGTTCAGCTTCGAGAAGCTGTTGCAGCTAAAGCTGATTGGCTGGTGTTCAATTTTAAGGACTTGATTGATAGCCTGGAGTAG
- the LOC113781937 gene encoding mitochondrial carnitine/acylcarnitine carrier-like protein, with translation MGDVAKDLTAGTVGGAAQLIVGHPFDTIKVKLQSQPPPLPGQPLRYSGAMDAVRQTLAAEGPRGLYKGMGAPLATVAAFNAVLFTVRGQMEALVRSEPGAPLSVNQQVVCGAGAGVAVSFLACPTELIKCRLQAQSALAGSGSAAVAIKYGGPIDVARHVVQSAGVTGLFKGLVPTLAREVPGNAVMFGVYEAIKQVLAGGQDTSILGRGSLMLAGGLAGGSFWLSVYPTDVVKSVIQVDEYKNPKYSGSFDAIRKILASEGVKGLYKGFGPAMARSVPANAACFLAYEMTRASLG, from the exons ATGGGTGATGTAGCCAAGGACTTGACTGCTGGAACTGTTGGAGGGGCTGCACAGTTGATAGTTGGGCACCCATTTGACACTATCAAGGTGAAGCTTCAGAGCCAGCCACCTCCACTTCCTGGCCAGCCTCTCAGGTACTCAGGTGCCATGGATGCTGTCAGACAAACATTGGCAGCTGAAGGCCCAAGAGGTTTATACAAAGGTATGGGAGCTCCCCTCGCCACTGTTGCAGCCTTCAATGCAGTGCTCTTCACAGTAAGGGGTCAAATGGAGGCTCTGGTAAGATCTGAACCAGGTGCACCACTTTCTGTGAACCAGCAAGTTGTTTGTGGGGCAGGAGCTGGAGTTGCTGTGTCATTCCTTGCCTGCCCTACTGAATTGATAAAATGCAG GTTGCAAGCTCAGAGTGCATTAGCAGGTTCTGGCTCGGCTGCTGTGGCAATCAAGTATGGAGGGCCAATTGATGTTGCCAGACATGTAGTGCAGTCCGCAGGTGTGACGGGTTTGTTCAAGGGTTTAGTTCCCACCTTGGCACGTGAAGTACCAGGAAATGCTGTGATGTTTGGTGTTTATGAAGCAATTAAGCAGGTCCTTGCAGGAGGTCAAGACACTTCTATTTTAGGGCGAGGTTCTTTAATGTTGGCAGGAGGCTTAGCTGGGGGTTCCTTTTGGCTATCTGTCTATCCAACTGATGTTGTGAAGAGCGTAATTCAGGTTGATGAGTACAAAAACCCCAAGTACTCTGGAAGCTTTGATGCTATTAGAAAGATCTTGGCATCAGAGGGGGTCAAAGGCCTGTATAAGGGTTTTGGACCTGCCATGGCGCGAAGTGTTCCTGCAAATGCTGCTTGCTTCTTGGCATATGAGATGACGAGGGCTAGTTTAGGGTAA